In the Breoghania sp. genome, CCGCGCGACCGCAGGCTCGCATCGAGCCCGGCAGTCGCAAAGATATCGACCACGTCCGGCCCGCGTTCGGGGTGGCGCGGGACGGAAATCAGCAGAAGGTCGGGAAACGTTTCGCGCAAGCCCTTGTGGACGCGCGCCAGCAATTCCTCCTCACCCGGATGGGTGCTGGCTGCGATCCAGACCCGACGCGGGCCAATCTGCTCACGAAGGGTGTCGAGCGCGTGCGCATCAAAGGGCAGCGGCGGCACGTCGAATTTCAGGTTGCCGGTCGCGCGCACATCGACGATGCCCAGGTCGGCATAGCGCTCCGCATCGGCCTGAGATTGTGCCAGACACATGGTGACACACCCGAACACCCGGCGTGCGCTGCGCCCGAAACGCGACCAGCCGCGATGGGAACCTTCCGACATGCGCCCGTTGACGATGACGACCGGAATGTTGCGCGCGTGAAGTTCGGCAAAGGTCGCTGGCCAGATTTCCGATTCCACCATGATGGCGAATTCCGGTTTCCAGCTGTCGAGAAAACGCGCGATCAGGGGCGCAACGTCAAAGGGCGCGAACTGGTGGACGGCCCCTTCAGGCAGGCGCTCCGCGGCAATGCGCGAGGAGGTGACGGTGCCGGTGGTCAGCACCACCTTGAAGCCGCGCGCCACGATCCATTCAATAAGCGGTAGGACGGCGTTCGTTTCCCCCACACTGGCCGCATGCACCCAGACGCGGGGACCCGGTTCCGGCGCAAGACCGGCCTGGCCGAACCGTTCGCCACGACGCGCCGGATCTTCCTTCCCCCGGCGGACGCGGCGGGCATGAAGAAGCTTCAGGGCCGGCAAGGCAAGGCGGCCGACCAGCCTGTAGGCTGCCAGCATGCCACCGCCCGTATCGCTCCCGGCTTCAGCCATTGGCCTTTTCCGTCAGTTTGTAAGCGCGCTCCGTCACCCGATTGAGCCCGTTCTCCACATCAAGACGCAAGGCCTCAAGGGTTTCATCATCGGCATCCTTCGGCACGACGATGGGATCGCCAACGACGAAGGACGCGCGGGAAAAGGGCAGGTTCACGCTCGCCTTGTCCCAGCTGTCCAGATCGATGTGACGACTGGTAGCGAAGGCGACGGGGCGGATGGGTGCGCCGGAATGGCGGGCAAGCTGGACAATGCCAATGCCGGCAACGCGGGCCGGGCCTTTGGGCACATCCGCCGTCAGGGCAACGATGGCGCCTTCTTCAAGGGCTGCCAGCGATTCGAAAAAACCGCGCATGCCGCCGCGCTTTCTGACCTGCCGCTTCTTTTGCGATCCGGAGGCACGGATCAGACCGATACCGAGTTTGGCGGCGGCGACCGCATTCACCTCTCCATCGGCGGAGCGCGAGATCATCACGCGGGTATCCCAGCCGTCGGGACGGGCAAACGGCACCATGAAATGCTGCCCATGCCACATGGCGATGATGAGCGGTTCGCCGGGCTTCACCGTCTCATAGATGTCGGCCGGCTCCACGACGAGGGACGAGGTCTTGCTCACGAGGGTGAGGTAGCGCGCCATCATCCGTCCGACAAAACGCAGGATGGCCGGGTTGCGTCCGAGCTTTTTCAGCATGCGCGATCCACCGTCTCGGTCACAAAACAGCAAGCGGCGCAAAGCGCATCATGCGAATGGGCAGACAAACGACGTGACAAAGGGACGAAACCTCTCCAAAAGCCCAAACACAAATTGGCAAAGCAAGCGGGAGTGACCAGCACGCCGCACACAAAGACCTGCCGGAAAAAGGGTGCGGCAGCGGCAATACAGTGCTCCGCCCTTGCGGGCAAGCGCCGCGTCGCCGCATCACAACCGTTGCGAGCATCAATTCCCGGCTTCGGGCTCCAGAAGCTTGTGCATGTGAACAATGAAATAGCGCATATGGGCATTGTCCACGCTGGCCTGCGCCTTGGACTTCCAGGCGTCATATGCCTTGGCGTAGTTGGGATAGATGCCAACAATATCGAGCTTGTCGAGATCCCGGAATTCCACCTTGTCGATTTCCGTAAGCTCGCCGCCGAAAACGAGATGCAGCAGCTGAGTGGGCTTTTCCTGTTCGCTCATGTCATGCTCCACGTGGGGTCGGTTCTGCCGAAATGGCATCTTGCGCAAGCCAAGCTCGCACCTGGCGCTGCCGACCCAAGGCCGTCAGCGCCAGGTCTCTAATCGAGAACGCTGCGCACGATCTCGCTGAGGGAAGCCCGCAAGGTCGAGGATGTCGCGACAAGAACCGGATGACGGACATCCGGTCGATTGTAACGAAGCTTCCGTCCGTCGAGATCCGTCAGTTGGCCGCCCGCTTCCTGCACCAAAAGATCGGCTGCCGCAAGGTCCCAGTCATTGGCATGGCGGGTCGCGATGGCCCCATCGCGCCGTCCCGCTGCAACCAGCGCGATCCGGAGCGCCAGGGAACGGATATGCACATCCTGCTCCAGCCCGGCCGCCATAAGCGCCTTCTGACCGCGCAAGGAGCGCGGTCCCGCCACATGAGCCCCCGCCAGCTCGCTGCGCTGGCTGACCGAGATCGCACTGCCATTGAGCTCAGCGCCACCTCCTGCCGTTGCCAGATAGAGTTCACCGGGCACCGGAACATAAAGCGCGGCAGCAACCGGGCGTCCGGCCTCCACGACCGCCACGCTCACCGACCAGTCTTCCTGGCCATGAATGAACGCACGGGTGCCGTCGATGGGATCAACGATAAACAGCCTCTCGCGGTTCAGGCGCACCTTGTCATCGGTCGTTTCTTCCGACAGCCAGCCATAATCTGGCCGCGCCTGGCGCAGTTCGTTTCCCAGAAACGTATCCAGCGCCATGTCGGCTTCGGTAACCGGAGAGTTGTTTTCCTTGTTCCACACCTTCGGATCGCGGCGAAAAAAGCCCATGGCGATGCGACCGGCTTCCTGAGCGGCCTCCGCAATCAGCCTGAGATCGTCCGCGCCACCGCCGGCATCATCATCGTCCAGCAAGGGTCAATCCTTCGATGGCTACCGTCGGAGCGATGGTCGAGAAACGCAGATCCGGATCATCGGCGGGGCGCAACCTTGCGAACATGTCCCTCAGGTTGCCCGCGATCGTGACCTCGCTGACGGGATAAGTCAGCTCGCCATTCTCGATCCAGAAGCCGGAAACGCCTCGGCTGTAATCGCCGGTCACCGGGTTCACGCCGTGACCGATGAGATCGGTCACATAAAGGCCCGTGCCGATTTCCCGTATGAGGTCTTCCGGCGAGATATCCCCGGGTGAAAGCGCAAGGTTGGTGGAGGCCGGGGACGTTCCCGAGCCGGACCGTGCAGCGCGGGCGTTGCTCTCAAGGCCAAGTTCGCGCGCGGTGGGACCGTCGAGGAACCAGGCTTTCAGGACGCCATCTTCCACCATGGTGAGAGGGGCCACCGCACGGCCCTCGCCATCGAAAGGTCGCGAACCGGCGGAACGCGGTTTCAACGGATCATCAACAATGGAAATGCCGGGAGCAAAAACGGGCTTTCCCATCAGGTCGCGCAAAAAGCTCGTCTTTCGCGCCACCGATGCGCCGTTTACCGCACCTGCAAAATGCCCGACCAGCGAGCGCGCCGCCCGCGGCTCAAAAACGATCCCCGTCTTACACGTATCGACCTTTTGCGGCTTGAGCCGGCGCACAGCGCGTTCGCCCGCGCGACGTCCGATATCGGCGGGATCATCGAGATCCGCCTTGTGGGTGCGGAAATCGAAATCATAGTCGCGCTCCATGCCGGTGCCCTCTCCGGCCACCGCCGTCATGGAGAGCGAATGACGCGACACGAGGTAGGAGCCGGAAAAGCCGTTGCTCGTCGCCAGCACGATACCGCCGACGCCGCCCGAGGCCGATGCGCCTCCGCTCTTGCTGACCCCCGCCACAGCCAGTCCGGCGGCCTCGGCGGCGAGCGCAGCGTCGCGCAGTTCATCGGCGTTCACGTCATACGTATCGAGCAGGTCGAGCGAGGGAAAATCGCGGGCGAGCTCGCTTTGCCCGGCAAGCCCCGCGAAAGGGTCTTCCGGAGCGACGCGCGCCATGGCGACGGCCCGCTCGCAGAGGCCATCAATATCATCGAGCGCATTGGCGGAGACACTGGCGACCCGCCGCCCCACAAAGACGCGCAGCGTGAAGCCATCGGATTCCGAACGCCCGGTCTCTTCTACCTTGCCTTCACGCACGGACGTAGAGAGCGACTGACCAGCCATCGCTACCGCATCGGCGGCATCAGCGCCTGCCTTGCGGGCCGCATCCACCAACCTTGCGGCGCGTTCCTCAAGGTCCCGTTGATCGATCGTGAGTGCCATTCTCGTCCTTTCGCCCACCCGGGGCCTGCGCACGGTCCGTCCACAATGCCGGGTGCATCGCCTTGCGTCCTAGCGGCCGGCGTTTCCCAGATGGTGCCCCCATACCAGAAGCACAACAGGACGTCCCATCGCCGCAACGCATAATCCTATCCGCGTCCTGTCTATGCCGCCTCATCCCCATGGGCAAGCGGAGGCTTGTCCGGCAGCGTGTAAACGAAGCCTTACCGGCTCGCTCACCATTCCCTAACCCTCTTTGAAATCAGGAAAATTTAACCAAGCTTCTTAAGCAGCTTCCAACCCGCCGCCCGTATGTTGGTTCACGTCAAACAAGGCGACCGGACAAGAAAAAACATTGCCGGTCACGGGAGAGCGAAATTGAGGCGTCAAACAGCAAAACACGGGGTACGACCCGTGCAACAGGAGACGTGTGCGCGTCTGGACCCCATGACGCTGCCAACCACCTTCCCTGTCGGACTTTGCGGCAGCGAAGGTGGTCTGGCGGGCGCGGATGTCCACCTTGATCGTGGCACCGTCATCGTAACCCGCCGCCTGAACGGACGGCGCAATCAGGTTTATCTCAAGCTTCGGGACTATCTCGGCGTCGCAGCGCGGATCAGCCACCCGGCGGAAACCGACGACGCGATGGAAGTGACGCTGGAACTTGTCCACCCCGACCCGTCGTTCTCGCTGGTGCTGCACGAAGGCGCAGGACTTGAGAACGTGGTGGCCGACTGGCAGGGCTGGGCCCGCCGTCTGGGGCTGCCGCTTCTCATGATCGACGCCGATGGCGCAGTGAGCGAGGTTGCCGGGGCTCCCAATCGGGTCGCGGTCGGCAGACCGGGTCCTCGGCGGCGATCTTCTGTGCTGCGTGATCGCCGTCCCCGTTTTCTTGTTCGGCGCAAGCCGGGCTTTGCCGGCATGATGCCGGTGCATGGATGCGAGAGCGAGATCATCGCACGGCGCTGATCCGTCCGGCTCTCCGACATCGAACACAAAAGCCCGCTCGCGCTCCGAGCGGGCTTTTTCGTTTCTCCGGGTCAGATAGTCGTCAGCCGATCCCGGCCAGAAGCGGCTCCAGCTTGGAGCGCAACTCCTCCTTCACCGGTTCGCAGGCGCGCAGGATCTCTTCGGCCTTCAGAAAATTGAGAACACGGAAGGAGTCCAGATCGGGCCGGATCAGAATGTCGGGAGGCGAGGTTTTGAGTTTCTGGCTCGTAATGGTGTGCATCAGGATCTGGGTCGCACCGAACACGCTGTCCGCGGCGGAGGGTATCGTGCGGCCCTTGCGCGGCACTGGCGCTCCGACCACGTCCACCGCGATTACAACATCAAGATCATTGGGCAGAAGATCGAAGGGCAGCGGATTGACCACGCCCCCATCCACCATGACACGGTTCTCGAAGGCGACCGGCTTGAAGACAACGGGGATCGCGATGGAGGCGGCAATCGCCTGGTGCAGGTCTCCGGAACGGATCGCCACTTCCTTGCAATCGTAGAAATCGGCGGCAACCACGGTCAGCGGGATCTTCAGGTCGGCAAACTCCCGCGGGAGTTTGGAACCGACGAAAACCTCAAGCACCCGCAAGGCGTTGAACTGGGCGAACCCGCCGCCGGCGAACCAGTCGACGAAACGCGCCGGACGCAGTTTCCATACGCGGGCAAGCGCATCGCTTCGCTTTCGGAAGGTGGATGTGGCGACCTCGCGGATTTCCGCGCCGGACAAGCCGCTGCAATAGGCCCCGCCCATGATGGACCCGATGGATGCCCCTGCCACGGCAACAGGCTTCACTCCCATCTCATCAAGGGCTTCCAGAACAGGGATATGCGCAAGCCCTCGCGCACCGCCACCGCCCAATGCCAAGCCGATCCGCGGTGAAGCCATGTCCGAAACTCCCTGAAACGCCAAACGAGGGCGGGTTCTTGTGCGACGAAGGCCTTTGCCATGCCCTATCCCTTTGACTTGGATATGACGGGACGGGCGCGCAAGCGTCTGCTGCCGCAAAATACGGGAATCTCAGCTGTTTCAGCGCCTCAGGAAGGCGAGCAACGCCTCTGCGGTCTCCTCAGGGTTCTCCTCCGCCACGAAGTGTCCGGCATTGATGGCCTGCCCCTGCGCACCCGGGGCCCATTCGCGCCACACATCAAGCGGCGAACTGCCCGGCGCGAGGCCGTGCCCGCCCCAAAGGGCGAGCAAGGGCACGTCGATAGTGCGCCCGGCTTCCCGGTCGGCCGCGTCCTGATCCATATCGAGCCCCGCGCCCGCGCGATAATCCTCGCAAAGCGCGTGGATGCGTGCGGGGTCGGCAAAGAAGGTCCGGTAATGTTCCAGCGCCCGTGCATCGAAGACGGAGAGATTGCGCGCCGCCGTCCAGCTCGCCAATGTGTGCTGCAGATAGTAGGTGCTCGCGCCCGAAATGAGGTTTTCCGGCAGCGGATAGGGCTGGGCAAGGAACAGCCAGTGGTAGATCTTCAGCCCGTAGCGCCAATCCATCTGCCGCCAGTATTCCAGCGTCGGCAGGATATCGAGCACGGCGATACGGGTGAGCCGGTCCCCATGATCGAGCCCCATGCGATAGGCGACGCGCGCGCCCCGGTCGTGGCCGACAAGCGCAAAGCTCTCGTGGCCGAGCCGCGTCATCATCGCGGCAATGTCCTGCCCCATGGCGCGCTTGGAATAGCCCTGACCGGCCTGCGAAGCGGGAATGGAGCTTTGACCGTAACCGCGCAGATCCGGAATGATGCAGGTGAAGTGTTTCGACAGGTCCGGCACCACCTTGTGCCACATGACGCCGCATTGCGGATATCCGTGCAGCAGCACGAGGGGTGGCCCCTCACCACCGATGCGAACATGGAGTGTGGCGCCATCGCCCTCCACCATGCGGGTCTCGAATCCGGGAAAAAGCTCGGGAAGGTTCGGCACGGCCATCATCCTCTGGCGATTTTTGCGCAAGGATGAGGGATTTGATAGTCCCCGACAATTCACCTAACGGCGATAGCAGGACCCGAACAGACAAAGGCCGGAGCAAGCCCCGGCCTTTGCAAAGAGAATTGAGAGGTCAAAAGGGCGGCTCAGCCCTCACCTTGCTCGCGCGCAACCGCCCGCCAGCCGATATCGCGTCGGCAAAAGCCATCCGGCCAGTCGATCCTGTCCACCGCCTCATAGGCTTTGGCCTGCGCCTCAGCCACCGTGCCGCCCAGCGCGGTGACCCCCAGGACGCGACCGCCATTGGCGAGAATATGGCCGCCGTCGGCCTTGGTGCCCGCATGAAACACCTCCACCGCAGGATCGGCAGAGGCCTTGTCCAGATCGCGGATCTCGGTGCCCTTTTCATAAGCGCCCGGATACCCCTTGGCGGCGACCACCACGCACAGCGCGGTTTCATCGCGCCATGACAGGGTTTTGCCCGCCAGGTCGCCCTTTGCGGAGGCAAGCAGAAGATCAAGCAGATCACTTTCCAGCCGCATCATGAGCGCCTGGCATTCCGGATCGCCGAAACGGACATTGTATTCGATGAGCTGCGGGCCCTTTTCCGTGATCATCAAACCGGCGAAAAACACGCCCTTGAAGGGGCTGCCCATTTCCGCCATGCCGCGCATGGTCGGCTCGATAATCTCGTTCATGGTTCGCTTCACGAGATCATCGGTCATGACCGGGGCAGGCGAATAGGCGCCCATCCCACCCGTATTCGGGCCCTTGTCGCCGTCGAAGACGCGCTTGTGGTCCTGCGCGGTCGCAAGAGGCAGCGCGGTTTCCCCATCGCAGATGGCGAAGAAGCTCGCCTCCTCGCCATCGAGAAACTCCTCAACGACCACTTCCGCACCCGCGTCACCGAAGGAGCCGTCGAAACAGGCGGCGACAGCCTCCAGCGCCTCGGCCTCGGTCATGGCGACGACCACACCCTTGCCCGCGGCCAGACCATCGGCCTTCACGACGATGGGCGCGCCCATTTTGCGCACATAATCGGAGGCGCTTTCAGCATCCTTGAACCGGCCATAGGCGCCGGTGGGGATATTGAAACGTGCGCAGAGATCCTTGGTGAAGCCCTTGGAGCCCTCAAGCTGGGCCGCGACCTTGCCGGGCCCGAAAGCGAGAATACCGGCTTCAGAAAGATCATCGACGAGCCCGGCAACCAGCGGCGCCTCGGGGCCCACGACCACGAAGCCGATGTTCTTCTCGCGGCAGAAATCCACGACGGCGGCGTGATCGGCGACGTCGAGGGAAACGCGGGTCGCAAGCCCATCTATCCCGGCATTGCCGGGGGCCACATAGAGGGTTTCAAGCTGCGCGGACTTGGACAGCGCCCAGGCCAGAGCATGTTCGCGGCCGCCAGAGCCGATGAGGAGGACGTTCATGGGAACCCCGTCGCGATTTCGTGTTGCGCGCGGTCTAGCACGGGAAGACGCTCAGGCAAATCGGTTCCGATCTTGACCTTGAACGCTATCCGGGCGAACTCAAGGGAGAACAGGCCATCGCGGAGCACTCATGAAAATCGATTTTCCCGGCGCTGTCGCCGATGCCGTTTCCGGCAACTGGGTCGACCGTTTTGCGCCCGAATGGCTCAAGCCCTATGCCCGCCTCGCCCGCTGGGACCGCCCGATCGGCTGGTGGCTGCTGCTCTGGCCGTGCTGGTGGTCATCTGCATTGGCGCGCGAGGCCGCCGGTTTCTGGCTGCCGAATTTCTGGCATCTGCTGCTGTTTCTGATCGGCGCCATCGCCATGCGAGGCGCGGGCTGCACCTATAACGACATCGTGGACCGCAAATTCGACGCCATGGTGGAGCGCACTCGCTCCCGCCCCATCCCCAGCGGTCAGGTGAGCGTCGCGCAAGCCGTCATCTTCATGGGGCTTCAGGCCTTGGCCGGGCTGGTGGTGCTGCTGCAGTTCAACACCTACACCATCATCCTCGGATTCTGCTCGCTCGGCGTGGTTGCGGCCTATCCCTTCATGAAGCGGATCACCTACTGGCCGCAGTCGGTGCTGGGGCTTGCTTTCAACTGGGGTGCGCTCGTGGGCTGGAGCGCCACGCAAGGCAAACTCGGTTTGCCCGCGATCGCGCTTTATGCCGGAGGCATCCTGTGGACCATCGGCTATGACACGATCTATGCCCATCAGGACAAGGAAGACGATGCGCTGATCGGAGTAAAATCCACCGCACGGCTTTTCGGAAACTGGACGGAAACCGCCGTTACGGTGCTCTATCTTGGCGCGACGGTTCTTTTCGTTCTGGCGGCAACGCTGGCCGATGCCGGACCGCTCGCCTTTCTCGGCCTTGCCGCAGGCGCGGTGCATTTCATCTGGCAGATCATCCGTCTCGACATCGACGACAATGACCAGTGCCTCATGCTCTTCCGCTCCAACAAGGTCTATGGCTGGATCCTGTTTGCGGGCTTCACGCTGGATGCCCTGATCGCCAATTTCTGAGGCTCCCATCGCCTTTTGGTCGAACAGACGCGGCGCGCGCAATTTATCAGGATAAGTGACAGGGCGGCATGAACCGCCCGATCACAGGAGGAAGACATGAGCGAGCATGTTCACTGGGTGCTGGAAGTCGAACTCAAGGCAAATGCGGACAGCGATCTGCGTGCCTTGATGCTGGAAATGGTCGGGGCGACCAAGGCCGACGAGCCCGGCGCGCTGAACTATGAATGGTATTTCAACGAGGCGGGCACCGTCTGCCACATCTATGAGCGCTATGCCAGTTCAGATGCGGCGCTGATTCATCTCGGCAATTTCGGCACGAAATTCGCCAGCCGCTTCCTGGGTCTGGTACGGCCGACGCGCATGACGGTCTATGGTCCTGCCGATGACAAGCTGCGCTCCGCCCTGGCCCAGATGAACGCCACGTTCATGGACGAAGTTGGCGGCTTCACCCGCTAGGGTGATGTCCACGGATGTCAGCCGCGCCGCGCCTTGAAGAAGTCCTTCAGGATGCGGCCGGCGCGCTGCTCACCGATACCGGAATAGACTTCGGGCGCGTGGTGACAGGTTGGCTGGCAGAAGAAGCGCGGCCCGTGTTCCACCGCCCCGCCCTTGACGTCTCCCGCCCCGAAATACAGCCGCCGGATGCGCGCGAAGGAAATCGCGCCCGCGCACATGGCGCAGGGCTCCAGCGTCACATAGAGATCGCAGTCGCCCAGCCGCTGCGAGCCGAGGCGGGACGCCGCCTGCCGGATCGCCAACACCTCCGCATGGGCGGTGGGGTCATTGTCGGCGAGCGTCCGGTTTCCGGCCGATGCGATCACCTCGCCTTCGCACACGATCACAGCGCCCACCGGCACCTCTCCGCGCGCGGCGGCAGCTTCGGCCTCTTTCAGGGCTTCGTCCATGAAAGACAGGGGGCGGGTGCGTGTCATGGCGACCAAGCTAATGCCGCGCGCCGCCTCTGCAAAGCTTCGCAAGGGCGCTCCTTGCCATAATCCGCAAGTTTCGCGCCGATTTCTGCGCATCATGCGCGCTATTTCGTTTCCGTGTGCCGCGTCCTCTGCTATCAC is a window encoding:
- a CDS encoding 3-deoxy-D-manno-octulosonic acid transferase; its protein translation is MAEAGSDTGGGMLAAYRLVGRLALPALKLLHARRVRRGKEDPARRGERFGQAGLAPEPGPRVWVHAASVGETNAVLPLIEWIVARGFKVVLTTGTVTSSRIAAERLPEGAVHQFAPFDVAPLIARFLDSWKPEFAIMVESEIWPATFAELHARNIPVVIVNGRMSEGSHRGWSRFGRSARRVFGCVTMCLAQSQADAERYADLGIVDVRATGNLKFDVPPLPFDAHALDTLREQIGPRRVWIAASTHPGEEELLARVHKGLRETFPDLLLISVPRHPERGPDVVDIFATAGLDASLRSRGEPIQRRCDVYVADTIGELGLFYRLAPIAFIGGSLVPHGGQNPIEPAQIGCAILSGARVRNFSGIYRSLTEAGAARVVKDAEALQAEILSLLGNHQAVTNLSSAAKVCADSGQGALDAVKGVLEGAFGKLLD
- a CDS encoding lysophospholipid acyltransferase family protein gives rise to the protein MLKKLGRNPAILRFVGRMMARYLTLVSKTSSLVVEPADIYETVKPGEPLIIAMWHGQHFMVPFARPDGWDTRVMISRSADGEVNAVAAAKLGIGLIRASGSQKKRQVRKRGGMRGFFESLAALEEGAIVALTADVPKGPARVAGIGIVQLARHSGAPIRPVAFATSRHIDLDSWDKASVNLPFSRASFVVGDPIVVPKDADDETLEALRLDVENGLNRVTERAYKLTEKANG
- a CDS encoding DUF4170 domain-containing protein, coding for MSEQEKPTQLLHLVFGGELTEIDKVEFRDLDKLDIVGIYPNYAKAYDAWKSKAQASVDNAHMRYFIVHMHKLLEPEAGN
- a CDS encoding 3'(2'),5'-bisphosphate nucleotidase CysQ, whose translation is MLDDDDAGGGADDLRLIAEAAQEAGRIAMGFFRRDPKVWNKENNSPVTEADMALDTFLGNELRQARPDYGWLSEETTDDKVRLNRERLFIVDPIDGTRAFIHGQEDWSVSVAVVEAGRPVAAALYVPVPGELYLATAGGGAELNGSAISVSQRSELAGAHVAGPRSLRGQKALMAAGLEQDVHIRSLALRIALVAAGRRDGAIATRHANDWDLAAADLLVQEAGGQLTDLDGRKLRYNRPDVRHPVLVATSSTLRASLSEIVRSVLD
- a CDS encoding TldD/PmbA family protein, producing the protein MALTIDQRDLEERAARLVDAARKAGADAADAVAMAGQSLSTSVREGKVEETGRSESDGFTLRVFVGRRVASVSANALDDIDGLCERAVAMARVAPEDPFAGLAGQSELARDFPSLDLLDTYDVNADELRDAALAAEAAGLAVAGVSKSGGASASGGVGGIVLATSNGFSGSYLVSRHSLSMTAVAGEGTGMERDYDFDFRTHKADLDDPADIGRRAGERAVRRLKPQKVDTCKTGIVFEPRAARSLVGHFAGAVNGASVARKTSFLRDLMGKPVFAPGISIVDDPLKPRSAGSRPFDGEGRAVAPLTMVEDGVLKAWFLDGPTARELGLESNARAARSGSGTSPASTNLALSPGDISPEDLIREIGTGLYVTDLIGHGVNPVTGDYSRGVSGFWIENGELTYPVSEVTIAGNLRDMFARLRPADDPDLRFSTIAPTVAIEGLTLAGR
- a CDS encoding DUF6101 family protein, encoding MQQETCARLDPMTLPTTFPVGLCGSEGGLAGADVHLDRGTVIVTRRLNGRRNQVYLKLRDYLGVAARISHPAETDDAMEVTLELVHPDPSFSLVLHEGAGLENVVADWQGWARRLGLPLLMIDADGAVSEVAGAPNRVAVGRPGPRRRSSVLRDRRPRFLVRRKPGFAGMMPVHGCESEIIARR
- a CDS encoding patatin-like phospholipase family protein; the encoded protein is MASPRIGLALGGGGARGLAHIPVLEALDEMGVKPVAVAGASIGSIMGGAYCSGLSGAEIREVATSTFRKRSDALARVWKLRPARFVDWFAGGGFAQFNALRVLEVFVGSKLPREFADLKIPLTVVAADFYDCKEVAIRSGDLHQAIAASIAIPVVFKPVAFENRVMVDGGVVNPLPFDLLPNDLDVVIAVDVVGAPVPRKGRTIPSAADSVFGATQILMHTITSQKLKTSPPDILIRPDLDSFRVLNFLKAEEILRACEPVKEELRSKLEPLLAGIG
- a CDS encoding alpha/beta hydrolase — its product is MAVPNLPELFPGFETRMVEGDGATLHVRIGGEGPPLVLLHGYPQCGVMWHKVVPDLSKHFTCIIPDLRGYGQSSIPASQAGQGYSKRAMGQDIAAMMTRLGHESFALVGHDRGARVAYRMGLDHGDRLTRIAVLDILPTLEYWRQMDWRYGLKIYHWLFLAQPYPLPENLISGASTYYLQHTLASWTAARNLSVFDARALEHYRTFFADPARIHALCEDYRAGAGLDMDQDAADREAGRTIDVPLLALWGGHGLAPGSSPLDVWREWAPGAQGQAINAGHFVAEENPEETAEALLAFLRR
- the purD gene encoding phosphoribosylamine--glycine ligase, which codes for MNVLLIGSGGREHALAWALSKSAQLETLYVAPGNAGIDGLATRVSLDVADHAAVVDFCREKNIGFVVVGPEAPLVAGLVDDLSEAGILAFGPGKVAAQLEGSKGFTKDLCARFNIPTGAYGRFKDAESASDYVRKMGAPIVVKADGLAAGKGVVVAMTEAEALEAVAACFDGSFGDAGAEVVVEEFLDGEEASFFAICDGETALPLATAQDHKRVFDGDKGPNTGGMGAYSPAPVMTDDLVKRTMNEIIEPTMRGMAEMGSPFKGVFFAGLMITEKGPQLIEYNVRFGDPECQALMMRLESDLLDLLLASAKGDLAGKTLSWRDETALCVVVAAKGYPGAYEKGTEIRDLDKASADPAVEVFHAGTKADGGHILANGGRVLGVTALGGTVAEAQAKAYEAVDRIDWPDGFCRRDIGWRAVAREQGEG
- the ubiA gene encoding 4-hydroxybenzoate octaprenyltransferase — protein: MKIDFPGAVADAVSGNWVDRFAPEWLKPYARLARWDRPIGWWLLLWPCWWSSALAREAAGFWLPNFWHLLLFLIGAIAMRGAGCTYNDIVDRKFDAMVERTRSRPIPSGQVSVAQAVIFMGLQALAGLVVLLQFNTYTIILGFCSLGVVAAYPFMKRITYWPQSVLGLAFNWGALVGWSATQGKLGLPAIALYAGGILWTIGYDTIYAHQDKEDDALIGVKSTARLFGNWTETAVTVLYLGATVLFVLAATLADAGPLAFLGLAAGAVHFIWQIIRLDIDDNDQCLMLFRSNKVYGWILFAGFTLDALIANF
- a CDS encoding antibiotic biosynthesis monooxygenase produces the protein MSEHVHWVLEVELKANADSDLRALMLEMVGATKADEPGALNYEWYFNEAGTVCHIYERYASSDAALIHLGNFGTKFASRFLGLVRPTRMTVYGPADDKLRSALAQMNATFMDEVGGFTR
- a CDS encoding nucleoside deaminase, which translates into the protein MTRTRPLSFMDEALKEAEAAAARGEVPVGAVIVCEGEVIASAGNRTLADNDPTAHAEVLAIRQAASRLGSQRLGDCDLYVTLEPCAMCAGAISFARIRRLYFGAGDVKGGAVEHGPRFFCQPTCHHAPEVYSGIGEQRAGRILKDFFKARRG